Below is a window of Pseudarthrobacter equi DNA.
CGAGGCCTATCCGGGCCCACTCCACTTCAAAGCCCGCGTTGACCCAGGATCCCTGCGGCCGCACTTGCGTGCGGAGAGCCAGTGATTCCCCGTCACTGGTCCAGGTGTAGTCGACGAGGACCCCGAACTGCTTGTCTGCAGCACCCACCCTGGTCCGCGTGACGAGCTGCTCCCCGCCGTCGGCGGTGCGTTCAGCGCTGATGCCAAGCAGCCGGGCATGGAGCCGGTCCAGCCCTGCATCCCGCCACTGGGTGGCCAGAGGCCGCGGGTCGGCGCCGCCCCATTCCCTGCCCAGGTCATTGTCAGTGGGGGGCCACCACAGCGAGAGCCCCAGCTTTTCGACGTTGATGCCGCCAATCCGTGTGGGCATCCCGGTCAGCCTGCTGAACACCGCCGGGCCCAGCCGCAACTCATCGTCAGTGGCGGCAACGTGTTCAGCAGCGCGGGGCTCCCCAACACGTGAGACTCCACGCACCGACTGCCCCCAGGCGATCTCGTGGCCGGCGCCGGCCCAGGACGTCGCGGCGGCGAGGACGGCGCTGACGGTGAGGACGGCTGGCCCGTCCGTGTGCGGGAAACTGGAGGGCAACGGAATCGTGGCACCGGACTGCGGCGCCACGTCGGGAACCTCCACCGTGCCGCCGTCGACCGTTTCGCCGTCGGCCTCCACCGCGTACCGGAAGGTGAACACGGACGTGTCCGCGAAATCCTGCCCGTTGTGGATGCTGAGGCCGGACCAATCTCCCGCCACCTGGATGCGCAGCGGCGCCACGACGCGCTTGAAGTCGAGGAGGCCGGGCCGCGGCTTGCGGTTGGCGTCCACCAGTCCATCGGTGACAAAGTTGCCGTCGTGAATTTCCTCACCAAAATCGCCGCCGTAGGCGAAGTGCTCGCCGCCGCCGGGCGTTGGGACGGTGATTCCGTGTTCCAGCCACTCCCACACGAAGCCGCCCATCAGCCTGGGGTGGCGTTCAAAGAGCTCCTGGTATTCGGTCATTCCTCCCGGGCCGTTGCCCATGGCGTGAACGTATTCGCAAAGCACGAAGGGCATGGCGCGGCGCCGGGCATCCAGCTCCGGATCGTCGAGCGGAGGCTCCGTTCCCTGCCCAATCAGTGCAGTTTCGGCCTGGTTGGCGTACATCCGGGAGTACACGTCAACATATGGGGAGGACCAGTCGCCCTCGTAGTGGATGGGGCGTGACGGGTCGCGGTCCTTGGTCCAGCGCGACATCTCGGCCAGGTTCCGGCCGGTACCGGATTCGTTGCCCAACGACCACATCACGACGGATGCGTGGTTCTTGTCCCGCTCCACCGTCCGGCGCATCCGGTCCAGCAGGGCGGCCTCCCACTGGGGATCATCGCTCGGGTTCTGGGCCCAGCCGGCACTCTCGAACCCGTGCGTTTCCAGGTCACACTCCAGCACTACGTAGAAACCGAGCCGGTCAGCCAGGGCAAGGAATTCCGGATGCGGCGGATAGTGCGATGTGCGGATGGCGTTGATGTTGTGCTGCTTCATGAGCTTGAGCTCCGCCTCCATCACCTCCTGCGGAACCACGCGCCCCAGCCGGGGGTGGTGCTCGTGGCGGTTCACTCCGCGGAGCAGGATCCGCCGCCCGTTCACCTTGAACTGGGCATCCTCGATGCTGATGCTGCGGAATCCCAGCTGCAGGGACACTGTTTCGGCCGGGGTGCTGACTGTTGCCTCATACAGGCGGGGCAACTCAGCAGACCAGGGTGCGACGGATGGCAAGCG
It encodes the following:
- a CDS encoding glycoside hydrolase family 2 TIM barrel-domain containing protein — translated: MPVQSSTTVSNAVASDASDAVPRSLELGAGGVLELSSVAPGRGALPPRAYLDSDAPRLSLNGDWQFRLSPGIRSAPAEGWQLGQELDGFGTLPVPSSWPMHGHGAPAYTNIQFPFAVEPPHVPEANPIGDHLLTFHAGPEFFPSALLRFDGIDSAGTVWLNGVELGTTRGSRLAHEFDVSGILTEGSNTLAVRVAQFSAASYVEDQDMWWLPGIFRDVTLQARPADGIDDVFVHADYDPRTGEGVLRVEASRGGEAIDAVVRVPELDVELTAGQEHRLPSVAPWSAELPRLYEATVSTPAETVSLQLGFRSISIEDAQFKVNGRRILLRGVNRHEHHPRLGRVVPQEVMEAELKLMKQHNINAIRTSHYPPHPEFLALADRLGFYVVLECDLETHGFESAGWAQNPSDDPQWEAALLDRMRRTVERDKNHASVVMWSLGNESGTGRNLAEMSRWTKDRDPSRPIHYEGDWSSPYVDVYSRMYANQAETALIGQGTEPPLDDPELDARRRAMPFVLCEYVHAMGNGPGGMTEYQELFERHPRLMGGFVWEWLEHGITVPTPGGGEHFAYGGDFGEEIHDGNFVTDGLVDANRKPRPGLLDFKRVVAPLRIQVAGDWSGLSIHNGQDFADTSVFTFRYAVEADGETVDGGTVEVPDVAPQSGATIPLPSSFPHTDGPAVLTVSAVLAAATSWAGAGHEIAWGQSVRGVSRVGEPRAAEHVAATDDELRLGPAVFSRLTGMPTRIGGINVEKLGLSLWWPPTDNDLGREWGGADPRPLATQWRDAGLDRLHARLLGISAERTADGGEQLVTRTRVGAADKQFGVLVDYTWTSDGESLALRTQVRPQGSWVNAGFEVEWARIGLELVLDNETSAVSWFGQGPHQGYPDTGQGTRTGWFSMPLGELDVEYARPQESGARAGVRSAALEVGGATLDIAGEPFALTVRPYSQAALNEATHRPDLAADGRTYVYIDNAMRGVGTGACGPGVLEPYRLSPRDADFTVVLRVRP